From Chloroflexota bacterium, a single genomic window includes:
- a CDS encoding copper oxidase gives MRGMFIALMVMGAVWTGGLVWSVLGGMVLVPSATVISIGSGRTTAPSGPAAAAPASAQSQAAKPVGTAAAQTQAAAQAAASTAPASSHEGHAVSHADIVPTSTKGNQVLEPRIVDGVKVFDITASVVKWEIAPGEFMDAWAYNGMVPGPLLRATEGDRIRINLKNELPEPTVIHVHGPMLPNAMDGVPDVTQPVVQPGDSFSYEFEAKPSGTFLYHTHHNSVSQKSKGLFGVMQIDPKGFVPTFDREYFQVVGELNGFFVINGKAFPATEPLAAKLGERVRIHLVNLGEMIHPMHSHGFATKIVGTDGHVVPDGAQITKDTITIGPGERYDLDFVADNLGNWVYHCHILSHVQNKGVEPGGMISVIAVTE, from the coding sequence ATGCGTGGGATGTTCATTGCGCTGATGGTTATGGGGGCCGTCTGGACGGGCGGACTCGTCTGGTCGGTCCTTGGTGGCATGGTCCTGGTGCCCTCAGCAACCGTGATCAGTATCGGCAGCGGGCGGACGACCGCGCCGTCCGGACCGGCCGCGGCGGCCCCTGCGTCCGCACAGTCACAGGCGGCCAAGCCCGTTGGGACGGCCGCGGCACAGACACAGGCGGCGGCGCAGGCCGCGGCCAGCACCGCGCCGGCCTCCAGCCATGAGGGCCATGCGGTCTCGCATGCAGACATCGTCCCGACGTCCACCAAGGGCAATCAGGTCCTTGAGCCGCGCATCGTGGACGGCGTCAAGGTGTTCGACATCACGGCATCCGTGGTGAAGTGGGAGATCGCGCCGGGCGAGTTCATGGACGCCTGGGCTTACAACGGGATGGTGCCCGGCCCGCTGCTGCGCGCCACCGAAGGCGACCGCATCCGCATCAACCTGAAGAACGAGCTGCCCGAGCCGACGGTCATCCACGTCCACGGCCCGATGCTCCCGAACGCGATGGACGGCGTGCCGGACGTGACCCAGCCCGTCGTGCAGCCTGGCGACAGCTTCAGCTACGAGTTCGAGGCCAAGCCGTCGGGGACGTTCCTCTACCACACGCACCACAACTCGGTCTCGCAGAAGTCGAAGGGCCTGTTCGGGGTCATGCAGATCGACCCGAAGGGCTTCGTGCCGACCTTCGACCGCGAGTACTTCCAGGTGGTTGGCGAGCTGAACGGCTTCTTCGTCATCAACGGCAAGGCGTTCCCGGCCACCGAGCCGCTGGCGGCCAAGCTCGGCGAGCGCGTCCGCATCCACCTGGTCAACCTCGGCGAGATGATCCACCCGATGCACAGCCACGGCTTCGCGACGAAGATCGTGGGGACGGACGGCCACGTCGTGCCGGATGGCGCACAGATCACCAAGGACACGATCACGATCGGCCCTGGCGAGCGCTACGACCTGGACTTTGTGGCGGACAACCTCGGCAACTGGGTCTACCACTGCCACATCCTGAGCCACGTGCAGAACAAGGGCGTCGAGCCGGGCGGCATGATCTCGGTCATCGCGGTCACCGAGTAG
- a CDS encoding Ldh family oxidoreductase, whose amino-acid sequence MAEDAGGTLYPVEQLRAFTLRAFTTAGVPDEDAAIVTDNLIEANLRGVDTHGITRLLAIYVKRLKVGITNPRPKIEVVSDAPSAIVVDGDNGLGSVVATYAMREAIKRARETGSCWAGVRNSNHFGATAYFTTMAAEAGMVGLGMTNGPAAMAPWGGAKAYMSTNPFSIAVPSEEGPVIMDMATSVVARGHILLASTRGDKTIPPGWALDKEGRPTTDTQEALAGTVMPMAGYKGAVISMMIDILSGALTGASFGTHIGPLYGKLDTKQDIGHLFGVLDIDKMIPLPSFKERLAQMIREVKATPLAAGATAIYAPGEIEATKKAHRLVEGIPIPDGVRREFEETAAELGISFP is encoded by the coding sequence ATGGCAGAGGATGCCGGGGGAACCCTTTACCCCGTCGAACAGTTGCGCGCGTTCACCTTGCGCGCCTTCACCACCGCCGGCGTGCCGGACGAGGACGCCGCGATTGTCACCGACAACCTGATCGAGGCAAACCTGCGCGGCGTTGACACCCATGGGATCACCCGGCTGCTGGCGATCTACGTCAAGCGGCTGAAGGTCGGCATCACCAACCCGCGCCCGAAGATCGAGGTCGTCTCGGATGCGCCTTCGGCCATCGTGGTGGATGGCGACAACGGTCTCGGCTCGGTGGTGGCCACCTACGCCATGCGCGAGGCGATCAAGCGCGCCCGCGAGACCGGCTCCTGCTGGGCCGGGGTGCGCAACAGTAATCATTTCGGCGCCACGGCGTACTTCACGACGATGGCGGCTGAGGCGGGCATGGTCGGCCTGGGCATGACCAACGGTCCGGCCGCGATGGCCCCCTGGGGCGGCGCGAAGGCGTACATGTCCACCAACCCGTTCTCGATCGCCGTGCCGAGCGAGGAAGGGCCGGTCATCATGGACATGGCCACCAGCGTCGTGGCGCGGGGCCACATCCTGCTGGCCTCCACGCGCGGCGACAAGACGATCCCGCCGGGCTGGGCGCTCGACAAGGAGGGCCGCCCGACGACGGACACGCAGGAGGCCCTGGCCGGCACCGTGATGCCGATGGCCGGCTACAAGGGCGCGGTCATCTCGATGATGATCGACATCCTGAGCGGCGCCCTGACGGGCGCGTCGTTCGGAACGCACATCGGGCCGCTCTACGGCAAGCTGGACACGAAGCAGGACATCGGCCATCTGTTCGGCGTGCTGGACATCGACAAGATGATCCCGCTGCCGAGCTTCAAGGAGCGGCTGGCGCAGATGATCCGCGAGGTCAAGGCGACGCCACTGGCGGCCGGCGCCACGGCCATCTACGCGCCCGGCGAGATCGAGGCCACCAAGAAGGCCCACCGGCTGGTGGAGGGCATCCCGATCCCGGACGGCGTGCGCCGCGAGTTCGAGGAGACGGCGGCCGAGCTGGGCATCAGCTTCCCGTAG
- a CDS encoding MBL fold metallo-hydrolase, protein MAGWQRVTANGADFELKTLQVGTFENVVYIVRDPNTKEGYVIDAGWEPDKIAAAVEDTKVKAILITHGHWDHHDQLDPLKATLGVPAAIGELDQGMLKSPPEQTLVDRQELPFGKNVLTAIHTPGHTPGSTCFTVGNLLFSGDTLFPGGVGNTKNETGHFYTIIRSVEYKLLSLPDDTVIYPGHGKSSTIGAEKPSLQEWKDRGW, encoded by the coding sequence ATGGCTGGCTGGCAGCGCGTCACGGCGAACGGCGCAGACTTCGAGCTGAAGACGCTCCAGGTCGGGACGTTCGAGAACGTCGTCTACATCGTCCGTGACCCCAACACCAAAGAGGGGTACGTCATCGACGCGGGCTGGGAGCCTGACAAGATCGCCGCGGCCGTCGAGGACACGAAGGTCAAGGCGATCCTGATCACGCACGGCCACTGGGACCACCACGATCAGCTCGACCCGCTTAAGGCGACGCTCGGCGTGCCGGCTGCCATCGGGGAGCTGGATCAGGGGATGTTGAAGTCGCCGCCAGAGCAGACGCTCGTGGACCGGCAGGAGCTGCCGTTCGGCAAGAACGTGCTGACGGCGATCCACACGCCCGGCCACACGCCCGGCAGCACCTGCTTCACGGTGGGCAACCTGCTGTTCAGCGGCGACACGCTCTTCCCGGGCGGCGTCGGCAACACCAAGAACGAGACCGGGCACTTCTACACGATCATCCGGAGCGTCGAGTACAAGCTGCTCTCGCTGCCCGACGACACCGTGATCTACCCTGGGCACGGCAAGTCCTCGACCATCGGAGCCGAGAAGCCGAGCCTGCAGGAGTGGAAGGATCGCGGCTGGTAG